Proteins from a single region of Thermotoga maritima MSB8:
- the rpsP gene encoding 30S ribosomal protein S16 — translation MVRIRLTRMGKRHQPFYRIVVVDSRKRRDGAYIESLGYYNPLKEGEIKIDVERAVEWILKGAQPSDTVRDIFRKFGVMKRVHEIKYGKKEEATAE, via the coding sequence GTGGTAAGGATCAGACTCACAAGGATGGGAAAGAGACACCAGCCTTTCTACAGAATAGTCGTTGTTGACAGCAGGAAGAGGAGAGATGGTGCTTACATCGAGTCTCTTGGATACTACAACCCTCTGAAAGAAGGGGAAATAAAGATCGATGTGGAAAGAGCCGTGGAATGGATTCTGAAAGGAGCCCAGCCGAGCGACACTGTGAGGGATATCTTCAGAAAATTCGGGGTTATGAAGAGGGTCCACGAGATAAAATACGGAAAGAAAGAGGAGGCCACGGCTGAATGA
- a CDS encoding KH domain-containing protein, producing the protein MKELLEKILRGIVKHPEEVVVMEFDEEGKKVYEIVVNEEDVGQVIGKDGRTIKSLKILLSALMGDSKEITIKVVR; encoded by the coding sequence ATGAAGGAGCTCCTCGAGAAGATTCTTCGGGGAATAGTGAAGCATCCCGAAGAGGTTGTGGTCATGGAGTTCGACGAAGAAGGAAAGAAAGTATACGAAATCGTTGTGAACGAAGAAGATGTTGGACAGGTCATAGGAAAAGATGGAAGAACGATAAAATCTTTGAAGATACTTCTGAGTGCACTCATGGGAGATTCTAAGGAGATCACCATCAAGGTGGTCCGGTGA
- the trmD gene encoding tRNA (guanosine(37)-N1)-methyltransferase TrmD, protein MRITIVTIFPEMVEVIKKYGVIARAVERGIVEINVENLRDYTTDRHRTVDDYQYGGGYGMVMKPEPFFRFYESYVEKYGKPYVILTSPQGRIFNYKIAEELSKKDDIVIFCGRYEGIDERVMSIVDDEISIGDYILTGGELPAMVITDAVVRLVPGVVERESVERESFHQGLLDHPVYTRPYEYKGMKVPDVLLSGDHEKVELWRRKESIKKTLAKRPDLFLAKELDEMDKLAIIELFRELMEKC, encoded by the coding sequence ATGAGAATCACAATAGTGACTATATTCCCTGAAATGGTCGAAGTTATAAAGAAGTACGGCGTCATAGCTCGGGCGGTAGAAAGAGGTATCGTGGAGATAAACGTGGAGAATTTGAGGGATTACACCACCGACAGGCACAGAACGGTTGACGATTATCAATACGGCGGCGGATACGGCATGGTGATGAAACCTGAACCTTTCTTCAGATTCTACGAAAGTTACGTAGAAAAATATGGAAAACCTTACGTTATTCTCACAAGTCCGCAGGGGAGAATTTTCAACTACAAGATAGCAGAAGAACTTTCAAAGAAGGACGACATCGTTATATTCTGTGGAAGGTACGAGGGAATAGATGAAAGAGTGATGAGCATCGTTGACGATGAAATATCCATAGGAGACTACATACTCACGGGTGGAGAGCTCCCCGCCATGGTCATAACTGACGCTGTTGTGAGGCTTGTACCGGGTGTTGTCGAGAGAGAATCCGTAGAAAGAGAATCGTTTCATCAGGGACTACTCGATCATCCCGTTTACACAAGGCCGTATGAGTACAAGGGTATGAAAGTTCCAGATGTTCTCCTCTCTGGAGACCACGAAAAGGTGGAGCTCTGGAGAAGAAAGGAGAGCATAAAGAAAACACTGGCAAAGAGGCCAGATCTTTTCTTAGCGAAGGAACTGGACGAAATGGACAAATTGGCTATAATAGAGTTGTTCAGGGAGTTGATGGAAAAATGTTAG
- the ffh gene encoding signal recognition particle protein gives MFENLQEKLSRVFKNLSGRGKITEKNVKDAIREVKLSLLEADVNYKVVKEFVDHVLQKALGEEVLRSLTPDQQFIKIVRDELVRIMGEKNEPLRLVHRPAPIMMVGLQGSGKTTTCAKLAKLLKKEGRNPLLVAADLYRPAAVDQLVKLGNQIGVNVVHDYNKTPVEIVKEAVDVAESTGKDVLIVDTAGRLHIDEEMMKELEEIKKILNPDEILLVVDAMMGQDAVNTAKVFDERLDLTGFVVTKMDGDARGGVILSIKYVTGKPVKFIGTSEKLDGLEPFHPDRIANRILGMGDVLSLIEKVEKELDQEKMKKSAEKFLKAEFTLEDFKEQLQEMKKLGPLSSILEMLPGAPKVDVEMSEKELKKIEAIINSMTIEERRNPGIINASRKRRIARGSGTTVQDVNKLLKSYEQMKALMKRMKKGRFKIPFGF, from the coding sequence ATGTTCGAGAATCTTCAGGAGAAGCTGTCTAGGGTTTTCAAGAATCTGTCTGGACGCGGAAAGATCACAGAAAAGAATGTAAAAGACGCGATCAGGGAAGTGAAACTTTCCCTGCTCGAAGCTGATGTCAACTACAAAGTTGTGAAAGAATTCGTGGACCACGTCCTCCAGAAAGCTCTCGGAGAGGAAGTCCTCAGGAGTCTCACACCGGACCAGCAGTTCATAAAGATAGTGAGAGACGAGCTTGTAAGAATCATGGGAGAAAAGAACGAACCATTGAGACTCGTCCACAGACCAGCTCCCATAATGATGGTGGGACTTCAGGGAAGCGGAAAGACCACAACGTGTGCAAAACTCGCAAAGCTCCTCAAAAAAGAGGGAAGGAATCCTTTGCTTGTCGCAGCGGATCTGTACCGTCCTGCAGCCGTTGATCAGCTTGTGAAGCTTGGAAATCAGATTGGTGTAAACGTTGTTCACGATTACAACAAAACACCCGTTGAGATAGTGAAAGAAGCTGTAGACGTTGCTGAGAGTACAGGAAAAGATGTTCTGATAGTGGATACCGCTGGTCGACTTCACATAGACGAAGAGATGATGAAAGAGCTGGAAGAGATAAAGAAAATCCTGAACCCAGATGAGATCCTGCTCGTCGTTGACGCGATGATGGGGCAGGACGCAGTCAATACCGCCAAGGTGTTTGATGAAAGGCTCGATTTAACAGGATTCGTTGTAACGAAGATGGACGGAGATGCAAGAGGCGGAGTCATTCTCTCCATAAAGTACGTGACTGGGAAACCCGTTAAATTCATTGGAACGAGTGAAAAACTCGATGGTCTGGAGCCGTTCCATCCAGACAGAATCGCAAACCGAATCCTGGGAATGGGGGACGTTCTTTCACTGATCGAAAAAGTGGAAAAGGAACTCGATCAGGAAAAGATGAAGAAAAGCGCAGAAAAGTTCCTGAAGGCAGAGTTCACCCTGGAAGATTTCAAAGAACAGCTTCAGGAGATGAAAAAACTCGGACCTCTTTCTTCCATTCTTGAGATGCTTCCAGGTGCACCGAAGGTCGATGTGGAGATGAGTGAAAAGGAGCTGAAAAAGATCGAGGCCATCATAAATTCGATGACCATAGAAGAGAGAAGAAATCCCGGTATAATAAACGCCAGTAGAAAAAGGAGAATCGCACGTGGAAGTGGAACTACCGTCCAGGATGTGAACAAACTTCTCAAAAGCTATGAACAGATGAAAGCTCTAATGAAGAGGATGAAAAAAGGTAGATTCAAAATACCATTTGGATTCTGA
- the rimM gene encoding ribosome maturation factor RimM (Essential for efficient processing of 16S rRNA), translated as MIRTIQDLLNERVAIGKIVNTHGLKGEVKFFPYTNSEEIVKNLSSVVLYNSEKKAFYNLTVESVRRMNKLFLIRFKSIDTIEAAERIKGCEVFIKYEELPKLSEDEYYFYEILDCDVFYESGENVGKVVDIIETGSNDVLVVRKKKKETLIPMTKDCIVEIDKGAKKIIAKEMEWI; from the coding sequence ATGATAAGAACCATTCAAGACCTGTTGAATGAAAGAGTGGCGATTGGAAAGATCGTCAACACACACGGCCTCAAGGGAGAGGTCAAGTTCTTCCCTTACACGAACTCTGAGGAAATCGTGAAGAACCTCTCCAGTGTGGTTCTTTACAACAGCGAGAAGAAGGCGTTTTACAACCTCACCGTTGAGTCTGTGAGGAGGATGAACAAGCTCTTTCTCATCAGGTTCAAATCGATAGACACGATAGAAGCCGCAGAAAGGATCAAAGGTTGTGAAGTCTTCATAAAATACGAGGAGCTTCCAAAACTCAGCGAAGACGAATACTACTTTTACGAAATACTGGACTGCGATGTTTTCTACGAGTCGGGCGAAAACGTTGGAAAAGTAGTTGACATAATAGAAACCGGTTCGAACGACGTACTCGTGGTGAGAAAAAAGAAGAAGGAAACCCTGATCCCCATGACGAAGGACTGTATAGTTGAAATCGACAAAGGTGCGAAAAAGATCATAGCAAAGGAAATGGAGTGGATTTGA